A single region of the Populus nigra chromosome 2, ddPopNigr1.1, whole genome shotgun sequence genome encodes:
- the LOC133683006 gene encoding uncharacterized protein LOC133683006 encodes MASKVSNKRMFTSTSIADAATWYCALVLLALILFTSLREASPTYDDDHHHDIVAVKGNQILDRPCDEIYVVKEGETLHTISDKCGDPFIVEENPHIHDPDDVYPGLVIKITPSRSRKLLL; translated from the coding sequence ATGGCTTCCAAGGTCTCAAACAAGCGTATGTTTACATCAACGTCCATAGCTGATGCAGCTACGTGGTATTGTGCCCTAGTCCTTCTTGCCCTAATACTGTTTACTTCTTTAAGAGAAGCATCTCCCACATACGATGATGATCATCACCATGATATTGTTGCTGTCAAAGGCAATCAAATATTGGACCGACCGTGCGATGAAATTTATGTTGTAAAGGAAGGAGAAACCCTTCACACCATCAGTGATAAATGTGGCGACCCTTTTATCGTGGAGGAGAATCCTCATATTCACGATCCCGATGATGTTTACCCTGGTCTTGTTATCAAGATTACTCCTTCAAGGTCTAGGAAATTATTGCTCTAG
- the LOC133682685 gene encoding zinc finger CCCH domain-containing protein 48-like produces MEIKTLTVRNHTRVGGRGGGSAKNNAVCYFWKEGKCNRNPCRFLHADFPAPNIYHRNFKQSQASKDQLKKSLKYALGENTRGGSLEDKSNKSGPSFNYEDLPRKCPLYISKNWSILKTGSHGLEGVNNQESSCPGSEDLLRKCPDHKNALVLSAGGGGSEDRIALNCNVSVTEAEGLKRIRVQKFIEDSPKDTVISTTEGSVPKVEIPQKDQQKACEQWMSESCVEGKGCQYMHSWFYGVGFSMLAKLSGHSEAVSGIALPSGSDKLYSGSTDGTVRVWDCCTGQSVRVMNLGDAIGSLINVGSWVFVGMLNVVKAWNIQTEAEFSLYELVGQIYAMTAARDMLFAGAQNGVILAWKGSTESKNPFQLATSLEGHTGAVTCLAVGAKWLYSGSVDSTIRVWDLDTLQCIYTLNGHADAVMSLICWNQHLLSCSLDQTVKVWFATDESHFEVIYTHDEYHGALVLCGVNDAATKPVLLCSCNDKSVRLYELPSFSERGRIFSKQVVRTIQVGPDGLFFTGDGTGLLNVWKWAEHRVAS; encoded by the exons ATGGAGATTAAGACCTTGACTGTTCGTAATCACACACGAGTTGGAGGACGAGGTGGAGGATCTGCAAAAAATAATGctgtttgttatttttggaaAGAAGGGAAGTGTAACCGAAATCCATGTAGGTTTCTGCACGCAGATTTCCCAGCCCCGAATATTTACCATAGAAATTTTAAGCAGTCTCAAGCTTCAAAGGACCAACTGAAGAAGAGCCTAAAGTATGCGTTGGGTGAAAATACTAGAGGTGGTTCGCTAGAAGATAAAAGCAATAAGAGCGGACCCAGTTTTAATTACGAGGACTTGCCAAGGAAGTGCCCCCTATATATTTCTAAGAATTGGTCCATTTTGAAAACTGGAAGCCATGGATTGGAAGGTGTAAACAATCAGGAGAGCTCCTGTCCTGGTTCCGAGGATCTACTGAGGAAGTGCCCCGACCATAAAAATGCGTTGGTTTTATCTGCCGGAGGTGGTGGTTCTGAAGATAGAATTGCTCTGAATTGCAATGTTTCTGTCACTGAGGCAGAAGGTCTAAAGAGGATAAGAGTACAGAAGTTCATTGAAGATAGCCCAAAGGATACAGTGATTTCGACTACTGAAGGTTCTGTGCCCAAAGTTGAAATTCCTCAGAAGGACCAACAAAAGGCTTGTGAGCAGTGGATGTCAGAGAGTTGTGTTGAAGGCAAGGGGTGCCAGTACATGCACTCGTGGTTTTATGGGGTAGGGTTTTCGATGCTGGCAAAGCTCAGCGGGCACAGTGAG GCTGTCTCGGGTATTGCGCTTCCTTCAGGATCTGATAAACTTTATTCAGGAAGCACTGATGGAACAGTACGTGTTTGGGATTGCTGTACTGGTCAATCTGTCAGGGTGATGAATCTCGGTGATGCTATTGGGTCTTTGATCAATGTGGGCTCATGGGTTTTTGTTGGCATGCTGAATGTTGTTAAG GCATGGAACATTCAGACAGAAGCTGAATTTAGTCTTTATGAGCTGGTTGGGCAAATTTATGCAATGACAGCTGCTCGTGATATGCTCTTTGCTGGGGCACAG aACGGTGTTATTTTGGCTTGGAAAGGTAGTACAGAGAGCAAAAATCCTTTTCAATTGGCTACATCTTTGGAGGGCCATACAGGTGCTGTGACTTGTTTGGCTGTTGGAGCCAAGTGGCTATACTCTGGTTCTGTGGACAGTACGATAAGG gtgTGGGACCTTGATACTTTACAGTGTATTTATACACTGAATGGGCATGCTGATGCTGTGATGTCCCTTATTTGCTGGAATCAGCATCTCTTGTCCTGTTCATTGGATCAAACAGTAAAAGTCTGGTTTGCTACTGATGAGAGCCATTTCGAAGTGATCTATACACATGATGAGTATCAT GGTGCTCTTGTCCTTTGCGGGGTAAATGATGCAGCAACCAAGCCAGTTCTGTTATGCTCTTGCAATGACAAGTCTGTCCGCCTATATGAGCTACCATC GTTTAGTGAGAGGGGCaggatattttcaaaacaagtaGTCAGAACAATTCAAGTAGGTCCGGATGGCCTTTTTTTCACCGGGGATGGAACTGGTTTGCTGAACGTGTGGAAATGGGCTGAACACAGAGTGGCTTCATAA